Proteins from one Lacrimispora sphenoides genomic window:
- a CDS encoding Cas9 inhibitor AcrIIA9 family protein, which yields MFDIFGEFDSTEELNRAAEGLFNENDMDNILVLAKENGIPEDFANLYIAGEITELADATMAAMGKIDMELPEAVKAYGSTAECVGEYVKSLCDRVQFATMVRRKGRSLIACIKNMETEAKKQVKTKSGCQCACIPPSEGFKMIREYYEGVNGK from the coding sequence ATGTTTGATATATTTGGAGAGTTTGATTCTACAGAAGAGTTGAACCGGGCAGCAGAAGGACTATTTAATGAAAACGATATGGATAATATCCTGGTACTTGCAAAGGAAAACGGGATTCCGGAGGATTTTGCCAATCTCTACATTGCAGGAGAAATTACGGAGCTGGCTGATGCAACCATGGCTGCCATGGGAAAGATCGATATGGAGCTGCCGGAGGCGGTAAAGGCTTACGGTAGTACAGCGGAATGTGTAGGAGAATATGTAAAAAGTCTTTGTGACAGAGTGCAGTTCGCTACCATGGTACGCCGCAAAGGAAGGTCTCTTATAGCCTGCATAAAAAACATGGAGACAGAGGCCAAGAAGCAGGTAAAGACCAAGAGCGGATGCCAGTGTGCCTGCATACCGCCATCAGAAGGTTTTAAGATGATCCGGGAGTATTACGAGGGGGTGAACGGGAAATGA
- a CDS encoding rolling circle replication-associated protein — translation MIKGLNLEQENGMHRFKQIEYKAGITVEVIKCMPRGCRKGEVRIRDPIKKTRGEIAEANMRQAARKLARKINANFRPGDWHLTLTYRKTARPDPQEAQENLKKLIKELRKIYRKCGFELKYIYVTEYESKSIHHHIIINNINDGKKTTTDYIRELWRDKGSPKFIPLYEDGEYRKLADYFIKETEKTFRKLDSPVRQRYACSRNLINPKPQSRIRKTKTMWKMAPKPRPGYYIDQETLYNGLDKLGYPYQRYVMIKLNPTEADWEPCEGFPPG, via the coding sequence TTGATAAAAGGATTAAACTTAGAGCAGGAGAACGGTATGCATAGATTTAAACAGATAGAATATAAAGCCGGAATTACTGTTGAAGTTATTAAGTGTATGCCAAGGGGGTGCAGGAAGGGAGAGGTAAGGATAAGGGATCCCATAAAGAAAACCCGTGGGGAAATAGCAGAGGCTAATATGAGACAGGCTGCCCGCAAGCTGGCAAGAAAGATAAATGCTAACTTCAGGCCGGGGGACTGGCATCTTACATTGACATACAGAAAGACAGCTAGGCCGGATCCGCAGGAGGCACAGGAGAATTTAAAAAAGCTGATTAAAGAACTGAGAAAGATTTACCGTAAATGCGGATTTGAATTGAAATATATATATGTGACGGAATATGAAAGCAAGTCAATCCATCATCACATAATAATTAATAACATAAATGATGGAAAAAAAACCACAACTGATTATATAAGGGAATTGTGGAGAGATAAGGGAAGTCCAAAGTTTATACCGCTGTATGAAGATGGGGAATACAGAAAGTTAGCGGATTATTTTATCAAAGAAACTGAGAAAACGTTTCGGAAATTAGATAGCCCGGTACGCCAAAGATATGCATGTTCCCGTAATCTGATCAATCCAAAGCCACAAAGTAGAATTCGAAAAACTAAAACAATGTGGAAGATGGCCCCCAAACCACGCCCAGGTTACTACATAGACCAAGAAACCCTTTACAACGGGTTGGACAAGCTGGGATATCCGTATCAGCGGTATGTGATGATCAAACTCAATCCAACAGAAGCAGATTGGGAGCCGTGTGAAGGTTTCCCACCAGGATAG
- a CDS encoding helix-turn-helix domain-containing protein has product MNSRIRELRKALKLSQEEFGSRLGVGKSAISYLESGRSNVTEQMILLICKEFSANEDWLRSGEGEMFEQLTEQQKVLKYTAMLLKDTDSVVVDAIKNLIITYEQLDDPSKRVLEQIALKYIENMKK; this is encoded by the coding sequence GTGAATTCCAGAATTAGAGAATTAAGAAAAGCATTAAAATTAAGCCAGGAGGAATTTGGAAGCCGGCTTGGTGTTGGAAAATCCGCTATTAGTTATTTAGAATCTGGTAGGAGTAATGTTACAGAACAAATGATTCTTCTTATTTGTAAAGAATTTAGCGCTAATGAAGATTGGCTCCGATCTGGAGAAGGAGAAATGTTTGAACAACTAACAGAACAACAGAAAGTATTGAAATACACTGCCATGTTATTAAAAGATACTGATTCTGTAGTTGTAGATGCTATTAAAAACCTAATTATTACGTATGAGCAGTTAGATGATCCCAGCAAAAGAGTTCTTGAACAAATTGCTTTAAAGTATATTGAAAATATGAAAAAATGA
- a CDS encoding collagen-like protein — protein sequence MNLVRANAVVVKDQPGLLGLLGLLGLLGLLGLPDLLVLRDLPGLPDLLDLPDLSALPALLDLPDLSALPALLDLPDLSALLALLDLPDLSALPALLDLPDLSALLDLSALLDLPDLSALLDLPGLPIGATGPTGPIGATGPTGATGPTGPTGATGATGATGPTGPIGATGATGATGPTGPSGATGPTGPIGATGATGPTGPTGPTGATGPTGPIGATGATGATGATGATGPTGPIGATGATGATGPTGPIGATGPTGPIGATGATGPTGPTGPTGATGPTGPIGATGATGATGPTGPIGATGATGATGPTGPIGATGPTGPIGATGATGATGATGATGPTGPIGATGATGPTGPIGATGPTGATGPTGPTGATGPTGPIGATGPTGPIGATGPTGPIGLTGATGPTGATGPTGLTGATGPTGPIGATGPIGPTGATGPTGPSGTAGLSEYAYIYNLDAQVVALEADILFSTNGIIVGTITHAPGTSTIQFGSAGDYAVWFYAAGVEPNQFTVFQNGAPVAGAVYGSGAGTQANPGMVIITAAASDILTIRNHTSSAAVTLQTLAGGTQVNANASVLIQKLSA from the coding sequence GTGAACCTTGTACGTGCAAATGCTGTCGTTGTAAAGGACCAACCGGGCCTACTGGGCCTACTGGGCCTACTGGGCCTACTGGGCCTACTGGGCCTACCGGACCTACTGGTGCTCAGGGACCTACCGGGCCTACCGGACCTACTGGACCTACCGGACCTATCGGCCTTACCGGCGCTACTGGACCTACCGGACCTATCGGCCTTACCGGCGCTACTGGACCTACCGGACCTATCGGCGCTACTGGCGCTACTGGACCTACCGGACCTATCGGCCTTACCGGCGCTACTGGACCTACCGGACCTATCGGCGCTACTGGACCTATCGGCGCTACTGGACCTACCGGACCTATCGGCGCTACTGGACCTACCGGGCCTACCTATCGGCGCTACTGGACCTACCGGACCTATCGGCGCTACTGGACCTACTGGCGCTACTGGACCTACCGGGCCTACCGGCGCTACTGGCGCTACTGGCGCTACTGGACCTACCGGACCTATCGGCGCTACTGGCGCTACTGGCGCTACTGGACCTACCGGGCCTTCCGGCGCTACTGGACCTACCGGACCTATCGGCGCTACTGGCGCTACTGGACCTACTGGACCTACCGGGCCTACCGGCGCTACTGGACCTACCGGACCTATCGGCGCTACTGGCGCTACTGGCGCTACTGGCGCTACTGGCGCTACTGGACCTACCGGACCTATCGGCGCTACTGGCGCCACTGGCGCTACTGGACCTACCGGGCCTATCGGCGCTACTGGACCTACCGGACCTATCGGCGCTACTGGCGCTACTGGACCTACTGGACCTACCGGGCCTACCGGCGCTACTGGACCTACCGGACCTATCGGCGCTACTGGCGCTACTGGCGCTACTGGACCTACCGGACCTATCGGCGCTACTGGCGCTACTGGCGCTACTGGACCTACCGGGCCTATCGGCGCTACTGGACCTACCGGACCTATCGGCGCTACTGGCGCTACTGGCGCTACTGGCGCTACTGGCGCTACTGGACCTACCGGACCTATCGGCGCTACTGGCGCTACTGGACCTACCGGACCTATCGGCGCTACTGGACCTACTGGCGCTACTGGACCTACCGGGCCTACCGGCGCTACTGGACCTACCGGACCTATCGGCGCTACTGGACCTACCGGACCTATCGGCGCTACTGGACCTACTGGACCTATCGGCCTTACCGGCGCCACTGGACCTACTGGTGCCACAGGACCTACCGGCCTTACCGGCGCTACTGGACCTACCGGACCTATCGGCGCTACTGGACCGATAGGGCCTACCGGTGCCACAGGACCTACCGGACCTTCTGGTACCGCTGGTTTATCAGAATACGCTTATATCTACAATCTGGATGCTCAAGTTGTTGCTTTAGAGGCAGATATACTATTTAGTACCAATGGAATTATCGTCGGTACCATCACACATGCACCCGGAACATCCACTATCCAATTTGGTAGTGCTGGTGACTACGCGGTTTGGTTTTATGCAGCGGGTGTAGAGCCAAATCAATTTACTGTTTTTCAAAATGGAGCTCCCGTTGCTGGTGCAGTATATGGATCAGGAGCAGGTACCCAAGCGAATCCAGGGATGGTAATTATTACTGCTGCTGCATCCGATATCTTAACTATACGAAACCACACAAGTTCTGCTGCGGTTACGCTACAAACTTTGGCCGGAGGAACACAAGTAAATGCTAATGCTTCAGTATTGATTCAAAAGTTAAGCGCTTAG
- a CDS encoding RNase H family protein — translation MYVVTIEIHATPSNYWSNMEFIDKAGKLHEKSIQGGKKATANSNALQAAIDAVKILNGICLLDIHTDNDYLIGAIHNGWLASWQKNGWKNAKGTNVKNLEQWQVLSGLLARHSVRFIKI, via the coding sequence ATGTATGTAGTCACCATAGAAATCCACGCAACGCCAAGTAATTACTGGTCGAATATGGAATTTATTGATAAAGCCGGAAAGCTTCATGAAAAGAGTATACAGGGCGGTAAAAAAGCAACAGCAAATAGCAACGCTTTACAGGCTGCCATTGATGCAGTAAAGATACTGAATGGCATCTGCCTTCTGGATATCCATACGGACAACGATTATCTGATCGGCGCCATCCACAATGGCTGGCTTGCATCATGGCAGAAAAACGGATGGAAGAATGCAAAAGGAACAAATGTCAAGAATTTGGAACAGTGGCAGGTCTTATCTGGATTGTTGGCCCGCCATTCGGTTCGCTTTATCAAGATATAA
- a CDS encoding recombinase family protein translates to MKLLSKEKLMIGAAYIRVSTGKQEELSPDSQKRLILDYAKANDIVIPEEYIFMENGISGRKADKRPQFQKMIALAKAGKFEIILLWKFSRFARNQEESIVYKSMLKKVGVDVVSISEPLVDGPFGSLIERIIEWMDEFYSIRLSGDVTRGMTEKAMRGGYQSRPPLGYRVPYHNAVPEIVPEEADIIRKIFDNYVNGNLSTYQIAKNMNALGFKTSHGKNFEKRSIEYIIDNPCYAGYVRWNRTENSTNIIKPQEEWIIREGNHDAIISNEMFEAAQARRKAEYSPRGQRPSETYKHWLSGVLKCSSCGRTLAIAYRKNRYGVMYASFQCYGYNKGKCLKSHNISSLKIEPIVMEALKETIETGSINYSIKQPDRQQSDDELYLLEKQLERLELKEKRIKAAYIDGIDTLDEYKENKTKLDNERNMILEELEVSSQADEQNIDSIMLNNVRSVYDILSSNADISEKSEAIKSIVEKIVFNKEEMNIDVYYYYTPFRKPS, encoded by the coding sequence GTGAAACTTTTGAGCAAAGAAAAATTAATGATTGGTGCAGCTTATATCCGAGTAAGTACAGGTAAACAAGAAGAGCTTTCCCCTGATTCTCAAAAAAGGTTAATACTGGATTATGCCAAAGCAAATGATATAGTCATTCCGGAAGAATATATTTTTATGGAGAACGGTATTTCTGGTCGAAAAGCCGATAAGCGCCCTCAATTTCAAAAAATGATTGCCCTGGCAAAAGCCGGCAAATTTGAAATCATCCTACTTTGGAAATTTTCTCGTTTCGCCCGGAACCAGGAAGAAAGTATTGTGTATAAATCTATGCTCAAAAAGGTTGGGGTTGATGTAGTTAGTATTTCCGAACCGCTCGTTGACGGTCCGTTTGGTTCATTAATCGAGCGTATTATAGAATGGATGGATGAATTCTATTCTATCCGCTTATCTGGAGATGTAACTAGGGGCATGACTGAAAAGGCAATGCGTGGCGGTTATCAAAGCAGACCGCCGTTAGGGTATAGGGTGCCCTATCACAATGCTGTTCCTGAAATCGTACCTGAGGAAGCTGATATTATCAGGAAAATATTTGATAACTACGTTAATGGCAACCTATCAACCTATCAGATTGCTAAAAATATGAATGCACTTGGTTTCAAAACCAGCCATGGCAAGAATTTTGAAAAGCGTTCTATCGAATATATTATAGATAATCCATGCTATGCTGGTTATGTACGTTGGAATAGGACCGAGAATTCCACGAACATTATCAAGCCGCAGGAAGAATGGATTATACGAGAAGGCAACCATGATGCTATCATTTCTAATGAAATGTTCGAGGCTGCACAGGCACGTAGAAAAGCCGAATATTCCCCAAGGGGCCAGCGCCCAAGCGAAACATATAAACACTGGCTCAGTGGTGTGTTAAAATGCTCATCATGCGGTAGGACACTTGCAATCGCTTATCGAAAAAATAGATATGGTGTTATGTATGCATCTTTCCAATGCTATGGTTATAATAAAGGCAAATGCTTAAAGTCGCATAATATCAGTTCCCTTAAAATAGAACCCATTGTCATGGAAGCATTAAAAGAAACCATTGAAACTGGAAGTATTAATTATTCAATCAAGCAGCCAGATCGCCAGCAATCTGATGATGAATTATACCTCTTAGAGAAGCAGCTTGAACGTTTGGAATTAAAGGAAAAAAGAATTAAAGCTGCATACATTGATGGTATAGATACATTAGATGAATATAAAGAGAATAAAACGAAATTAGATAATGAGCGGAATATGATCTTGGAAGAATTGGAAGTATCAAGTCAGGCAGATGAACAAAACATCGATTCCATTATGTTGAACAATGTTCGGAGTGTTTATGACATCTTATCTTCCAATGCAGATATTTCCGAAAAGAGCGAAGCCATTAAAAGCATTGTAGAGAAAATCGTATTCAACAAGGAAGAAATGAATATTGATGTTTATTACTACTATACCCCTTTCCGCAAACCCTCATAA
- a CDS encoding DUF3850 domain-containing protein produces MRKSEITPAMRLQLSREAKHDLKILPLFFKDVLTEKKCFELRLNDRDYQAGDIFLLREYENWAYTGRWYAGVISYVLKDCKEYGLEDGYCIFGW; encoded by the coding sequence ATGAGAAAATCAGAAATAACCCCAGCCATGCGGTTGCAACTATCAAGAGAAGCAAAGCATGATTTAAAAATACTTCCTCTGTTTTTCAAAGATGTTTTGACAGAAAAGAAATGTTTTGAGTTGAGGCTCAATGATAGGGACTATCAAGCCGGAGATATTTTCTTACTCAGAGAATATGAAAATTGGGCCTATACAGGCAGGTGGTATGCTGGGGTAATATCCTATGTTCTCAAAGATTGTAAAGAGTATGGGCTGGAAGACGGGTATTGTATTTTCGGCTGGTAA
- a CDS encoding VRR-NUC domain-containing protein, which translates to MNHLRSEATEQENVMSWCFHHERLYPDLKWIHHCPNGGSRQRAEAARLKAQGVKAGVPDLHLPIAKGKYIGLYIEMKYDKGTIQKSQKEWVAGMVAAGHYACFCYGYDNAVNVIEEYVNLGPEQEMQMENGVILK; encoded by the coding sequence ATGAACCATTTAAGAAGTGAAGCAACGGAGCAGGAGAATGTCATGTCATGGTGCTTTCATCATGAACGTCTTTATCCAGACCTTAAGTGGATTCACCATTGCCCCAATGGAGGGTCCAGACAGCGTGCCGAAGCTGCACGCCTAAAAGCCCAGGGAGTAAAAGCAGGAGTACCGGATTTGCATTTGCCGATTGCAAAAGGAAAATACATAGGCCTGTACATAGAAATGAAATATGACAAAGGCACAATTCAAAAGTCACAGAAAGAATGGGTTGCTGGTATGGTGGCAGCAGGACATTATGCTTGCTTCTGCTATGGGTACGATAATGCGGTAAATGTGATTGAAGAATATGTCAATTTAGGACCTGAACAGGAAATGCAGATGGAGAATGGAGTGATCTTGAAGTAA
- a CDS encoding PcfJ domain-containing protein translates to MKRKAIEAVPMLERKLKPTKTEYTAFTQVLDVKGEKTLILDLYDTRQITKAQKLMPEKRYVTDTKDYETYTPGNTNSWGKSGLERDWYCMPSLHFPPGEETAIYELLPVAQWRDSAEKRLEENERNIKREKADKKREYHQNSIDKQMKLVKELPAGAKKWMIKLFKTDHFIFYETQTRKKAAGVCSSCSAEIEYDRENEKPQHNEPCRCPVCKKRGIYKAKGKQNNVSLEKKAIVMQKTEKGFVSRYFELTYEANETGESIKAFEAARRLYDGKCIRDYYSYTSKYYSDDLRWTDANKTGTNKGTGYVYTKNLNEVLDGTPFKYCAMADLQKNTDGPIHHTRLLELFEKHPFIEYMIKMRLYKFANEYLETPYGAGLDYNQTRPDKLLKLPKDKINELIRINGGITALHRLRVESTMKRSFTAEEAGIIDRYKVNIGSLLEIEEYTGMTKFLRYLKNQLGQKKESGYFINDWKDYIRMQQASGLRLTTANMFPRNLKEEHDKMLKAIETMKDIERNEKYQEIARQYIEQYSFSYKGLIVIIPESLEDIVKEGNEQHHCVASYVKRVAAGGTCILFVRQEEAPEKPFYTMEIQDVNIVQCRGKYNQDQTPEVKKFLARFKKEIEKRKELSIRIPA, encoded by the coding sequence ATGAAAAGAAAAGCCATTGAAGCGGTCCCAATGCTTGAGCGAAAACTGAAGCCAACAAAAACGGAATATACGGCATTTACGCAGGTTCTTGATGTAAAAGGAGAAAAGACCCTAATCTTGGATTTATACGATACTCGTCAAATCACTAAAGCGCAGAAATTAATGCCGGAAAAACGATATGTAACTGATACAAAGGATTATGAGACATACACTCCAGGCAATACAAATTCATGGGGGAAATCGGGGTTAGAAAGAGACTGGTATTGCATGCCTTCACTTCATTTTCCACCAGGGGAAGAAACGGCAATATATGAACTTCTTCCGGTTGCACAGTGGAGAGATAGTGCAGAAAAACGCCTGGAGGAGAACGAACGGAATATAAAGCGTGAAAAAGCGGATAAAAAAAGAGAATATCATCAAAACAGCATAGACAAGCAGATGAAGCTTGTAAAAGAACTACCGGCAGGGGCAAAGAAATGGATGATAAAACTGTTTAAAACGGACCATTTCATCTTTTATGAAACCCAAACAAGAAAGAAGGCAGCAGGCGTGTGCTCCTCCTGTTCGGCGGAAATAGAATATGACAGGGAGAATGAGAAACCACAGCATAACGAGCCGTGCCGGTGCCCAGTATGTAAAAAGAGAGGAATTTATAAAGCAAAGGGAAAGCAAAACAATGTAAGTCTAGAGAAAAAGGCCATTGTAATGCAAAAAACGGAAAAAGGGTTTGTAAGCAGGTATTTTGAATTGACTTATGAAGCAAATGAAACAGGGGAATCAATAAAAGCATTTGAGGCGGCAAGGCGCTTGTATGATGGAAAATGTATAAGGGATTACTATTCGTATACCTCTAAATATTATTCAGATGATCTGCGATGGACAGACGCAAACAAAACCGGAACTAATAAAGGTACCGGATATGTATACACAAAGAATCTTAATGAAGTACTGGACGGGACCCCGTTTAAATATTGTGCTATGGCTGACCTTCAGAAAAACACAGATGGGCCGATCCATCATACTAGATTACTGGAATTATTTGAAAAGCATCCGTTTATCGAATACATGATAAAAATGCGCTTGTATAAGTTCGCAAATGAATACCTTGAGACCCCTTATGGAGCTGGACTGGATTATAACCAGACTCGCCCAGATAAGCTGCTGAAGCTTCCAAAGGACAAGATCAACGAACTGATCCGGATCAATGGAGGAATAACTGCGCTTCACCGATTACGGGTGGAAAGCACTATGAAACGATCATTTACAGCGGAAGAGGCAGGGATCATTGACAGATACAAGGTAAATATTGGAAGCCTGCTTGAAATTGAGGAATACACCGGAATGACAAAGTTTCTGAGATATTTAAAGAACCAGCTTGGACAAAAAAAGGAATCAGGATATTTTATCAATGACTGGAAGGATTACATCCGGATGCAGCAGGCGTCAGGACTGCGGCTCACTACGGCAAATATGTTCCCACGGAATCTAAAGGAAGAACATGATAAGATGCTGAAAGCCATTGAGACAATGAAGGATATTGAAAGAAACGAAAAGTATCAGGAAATAGCCCGCCAGTATATTGAGCAGTATTCTTTTTCCTATAAAGGTTTAATTGTTATAATTCCGGAATCCCTGGAAGATATCGTAAAAGAAGGTAATGAGCAGCATCATTGTGTTGCGTCCTACGTAAAACGGGTAGCAGCAGGAGGAACATGTATTCTTTTTGTTAGGCAGGAAGAGGCACCGGAAAAACCATTTTACACTATGGAGATACAAGATGTAAACATTGTTCAATGCAGGGGGAAATATAATCAGGATCAGACACCAGAAGTTAAGAAATTCCTTGCAAGGTTTAAAAAAGAGATTGAGAAGCGCAAAGAACTATCTATAAGAATACCGGCATAA
- a CDS encoding single-stranded DNA-binding protein translates to MNHVILMGRLTRDPEVRYSQGERAMAVSRYTLAVDRRGRRNQDSEQTADFINCVAFNKAGEFAEKYFRQGMRVLVSGRIQTGSYTNREGVKVYTTDIVVEDQEFADSKGAAAAGNSQSINQNQYTDAGDGFMHIPDGVEEEGLPFE, encoded by the coding sequence ATGAACCATGTAATATTAATGGGCCGATTAACCCGGGATCCTGAAGTAAGATATTCCCAGGGAGAGCGAGCTATGGCAGTCTCAAGGTATACCCTTGCAGTTGACCGTAGGGGGCGGCGGAACCAGGACAGTGAGCAGACAGCGGATTTCATCAACTGCGTGGCTTTTAACAAGGCCGGGGAGTTTGCAGAGAAGTATTTCCGACAGGGTATGAGGGTATTGGTTTCCGGCAGAATTCAGACGGGAAGTTATACGAACCGGGAAGGAGTTAAGGTTTATACCACGGATATTGTGGTAGAAGATCAGGAGTTTGCAGATAGCAAGGGAGCCGCGGCAGCAGGAAACAGCCAAAGCATTAACCAAAACCAGTATACCGATGCCGGGGACGGATTCATGCATATTCCAGATGGAGTGGAGGAAGAAGGGCTACCGTTTGAGTAA
- a CDS encoding DUF4317 domain-containing protein: MNKREISEIKKLFSPANCAISRICGCYVDAEKDRRMEVKGAFLSLPETETFKYFTIFRGALSGTIGKNMINMSFPLATEEIGGTQDFLLNLRDSGLKNEVLVEKFYDKVIASYDYGENYYIILIHCIYDIPGKGTDGQDLDDASDYVYDFIQCVICPVKLSKAGLYYNTEANMIENRNRDWLVEAPDTGFIFPAFNDRSTDIHSLLFYTKNPEQMPERLINETLGCVMPMSAKDQAQTFQGIVEEVLGDGCTFEVVKNIHDNLCELAEESKDESEQFIIDKDQLKGMLEGNGASEEKLKDFESRYNDIGGQQPELLITNVANQKSFEIKTPDVSIRVKADKTHLVETRIIDGRTCVVIGFNENVEVNGIKVIMGQVSSMKETKE, encoded by the coding sequence ATGAATAAAAGGGAAATCAGTGAGATCAAGAAACTATTCTCCCCTGCAAATTGTGCCATCAGTCGGATATGCGGCTGTTACGTAGATGCAGAGAAGGACCGGAGGATGGAGGTAAAAGGAGCATTCTTATCTCTTCCGGAAACAGAAACCTTTAAGTATTTCACAATTTTCAGAGGAGCATTGTCTGGGACGATAGGAAAAAACATGATTAACATGAGTTTTCCGCTGGCAACAGAAGAAATAGGAGGAACACAGGATTTCTTGCTTAATCTGCGGGATAGTGGATTAAAGAACGAGGTACTGGTAGAAAAATTCTATGATAAGGTGATCGCCAGCTACGACTACGGGGAGAACTATTACATAATTCTTATCCATTGTATTTATGACATTCCGGGAAAGGGAACGGACGGACAGGATCTGGACGATGCATCTGATTATGTATATGATTTCATTCAATGCGTTATCTGTCCCGTGAAGCTGTCAAAAGCCGGACTGTATTATAACACAGAAGCGAACATGATCGAAAACAGGAATAGAGACTGGCTTGTAGAAGCGCCAGATACCGGTTTTATCTTCCCTGCCTTTAATGATAGGAGTACAGATATTCACAGCCTTCTATTTTACACAAAAAATCCAGAGCAGATGCCGGAGCGCCTAATCAATGAAACTCTTGGCTGTGTTATGCCTATGTCGGCAAAGGATCAGGCACAAACTTTTCAAGGGATTGTTGAGGAGGTTTTGGGAGACGGTTGTACCTTTGAAGTAGTGAAAAATATCCATGATAATCTTTGTGAACTGGCAGAGGAATCAAAAGATGAATCAGAGCAGTTCATCATTGATAAGGATCAGCTAAAAGGGATGCTGGAGGGGAATGGAGCCAGTGAAGAAAAACTGAAAGATTTTGAAAGCCGCTATAATGATATCGGGGGGCAGCAGCCGGAATTATTAATTACCAATGTAGCAAACCAGAAAAGTTTTGAAATAAAAACACCAGATGTAAGCATAAGGGTAAAAGCTGATAAGACACATTTGGTGGAAACACGTATTATTGATGGCCGTACATGCGTTGTAATTGGATTCAATGAAAATGTGGAGGTTAATGGAATAAAGGTAATAATGGGACAGGTTAGCAGCATGAAGGAGACGAAGGAATGA